The Hymenobacter sp. 5317J-9 genome has a window encoding:
- a CDS encoding M20/M25/M40 family metallo-hydrolase, with translation MQLLRSLCRIQAPSGNESALTRFVLDYVRQHQGTWRHQPQVVADDRFQDCIVLVFGQPRTAVFAHLDSIGFTVRYGRQLVRIGGPQAEAGYRLVGEDSQGQIDCTLTIDDETGELGYAFHRDIDRGTELTFYCDFRETDTTVQSCYLDNRLGVWNALRLCETLEHGVVAFSCWEEHGGGSVAYLAKYIFEKYGVRQALISDITWVTEGVHAGQGCAISLRDSLIPRRAYVDRIRAIAAASGIPHQLEVEGSGGSDAKELQHAAAPWDWCFVGAPEDHVHSPDELVDKRDITSMLALYQVLMQEL, from the coding sequence ATGCAATTGTTGCGCTCCCTTTGCCGCATTCAGGCCCCCTCCGGCAACGAATCGGCCCTTACCCGCTTTGTGCTCGACTACGTGCGCCAGCACCAGGGCACCTGGCGCCACCAGCCCCAGGTTGTGGCCGACGACCGGTTTCAGGACTGCATTGTGCTGGTGTTTGGGCAGCCGCGCACGGCCGTGTTTGCCCACTTGGACAGCATTGGGTTCACCGTGCGCTACGGGCGGCAGCTGGTGCGCATCGGCGGGCCGCAGGCCGAGGCCGGCTACCGACTGGTAGGAGAGGATTCGCAAGGACAGATAGATTGCACACTAACAATAGATGACGAAACCGGGGAACTGGGCTATGCGTTCCACCGCGACATCGACCGCGGCACCGAGCTCACCTTCTACTGCGACTTCCGCGAAACCGATACCACCGTGCAGAGCTGCTACCTCGACAACCGCCTGGGCGTGTGGAACGCCCTGCGGCTGTGCGAAACGCTGGAGCACGGCGTCGTGGCGTTTTCCTGCTGGGAAGAGCACGGCGGCGGCTCGGTGGCCTACCTGGCCAAGTATATTTTTGAGAAATACGGGGTGCGCCAGGCCCTGATTTCCGATATCACCTGGGTGACGGAGGGCGTGCACGCCGGCCAGGGCTGCGCCATCTCCCTGCGCGACTCGCTCATTCCGCGCCGGGCCTACGTCGACCGCATTCGGGCCATTGCCGCCGCCTCGGGCATCCCGCACCAGCTCGAAGTGGAAGGCAGCGGCGGCTCCGACGCCAAGGAATTGCAGCACGCCGCCGCGCCCTGGGACTGGTGCTTTGTGGGCGCCCCCGAAGACCACGTGCACTCGCCCGATGAGTTGGTCGACAAGCGCGACATTACCAGCATGCTGGCTTTGTATCAGGTGTTAATGCAGGAGTTGTAG
- a CDS encoding tol-pal system protein YbgF produces the protein MLRSLFCICLGLLLAPLLAKAQKTDTIRTPPPIKTVALDTVGILPSAIDTKGWLLLDKDIQLELDGAVHNIYNFKYDRAEKQFRSLRRRYPNHPMPYFLLGLSTWWKIMPTNFQTNQYDKTFFAYMDTAVTKAQKLYDADNNNYEASFFLSAAYGFDARLHAERHDWRKATVGARRSLNFLKKSQEANGLSPEFQFGQALFNYYAVWIPDNYPLLKPVLLFFPKGDKKLGMQQLRSVANNGFYTATEARVFLMRILKNEENNAEEAMPVARYLATTFPDNGYFQRFYALLAYDQGEFADCERVSREILDKINKGMPGYEGISGRYASYFLGYLMQNRYRDLAKAKDYYQRCIVFAESTGDTSGGFYLFANMNLARLAVRDKDTAAAKRYYAVIADKADHKSEQYKEAKAWLKKNGKA, from the coding sequence ATGCTGCGCTCGCTGTTTTGTATCTGCCTGGGGCTGCTTTTGGCGCCGCTGCTGGCCAAGGCCCAAAAGACCGATACAATCCGCACCCCCCCGCCCATCAAAACGGTGGCCCTCGACACGGTGGGCATCTTGCCGTCGGCCATCGACACCAAGGGCTGGCTGCTGCTCGACAAGGACATCCAGCTCGAGCTCGACGGGGCGGTGCATAACATCTACAATTTCAAGTACGACCGGGCTGAAAAGCAGTTCCGCTCCCTGCGGCGGCGCTACCCCAACCACCCCATGCCGTACTTCCTGCTGGGGCTGAGCACGTGGTGGAAAATCATGCCCACCAACTTCCAGACCAACCAGTACGACAAGACCTTCTTTGCCTACATGGACACAGCCGTGACCAAGGCCCAGAAGCTCTACGACGCCGATAACAACAACTACGAAGCCAGCTTCTTCCTCTCGGCTGCCTACGGCTTCGACGCCCGCCTGCACGCCGAGCGCCACGACTGGCGCAAGGCTACCGTGGGTGCCCGTCGCTCGCTCAACTTCCTCAAAAAGAGCCAGGAAGCCAACGGCCTAAGCCCCGAGTTTCAGTTTGGGCAGGCGCTGTTCAACTACTACGCCGTCTGGATTCCGGACAACTACCCGCTGCTGAAGCCCGTGCTGCTGTTCTTCCCGAAGGGCGACAAAAAGCTGGGCATGCAGCAGCTGCGCAGCGTGGCCAACAACGGTTTCTACACCGCCACCGAAGCGCGGGTATTCCTCATGCGCATCCTCAAAAACGAGGAAAACAACGCCGAGGAAGCCATGCCCGTGGCCCGCTACCTGGCCACTACTTTCCCCGACAACGGCTACTTCCAGCGCTTTTACGCCCTGCTGGCCTACGACCAGGGCGAGTTTGCCGACTGCGAGCGGGTGAGCCGCGAAATTCTGGACAAAATCAACAAAGGCATGCCCGGTTACGAGGGCATCAGCGGACGCTACGCCAGCTATTTCCTGGGCTACCTGATGCAAAACCGCTACCGCGACCTGGCCAAGGCCAAGGATTATTACCAGCGGTGCATCGTGTTTGCCGAGAGCACCGGCGACACTTCCGGCGGGTTTTATTTGTTCGCCAACATGAACCTGGCCCGGCTGGCCGTGCGCGACAAAGACACGGCCGCCGCCAAGCGCTACTACGCCGTGATTGCCGACAAAGCCGACCACAAGTCGGAGCAATACAAGGAGGCCAAAGCGTGGCTGAAAAAGAACGGAAAGGCCTGA